The Dickeya poaceiphila DNA window CGCATTCGCGTGATGTCGATATGCCCTTCCTCATTCAAAACGCCGACTACCAGCCCAGGAAACCCCATCGATTTGATCTGATCGATGTCATACAACATCGAAATAAATTCCTGACTGCTGTAACAAAAATCGCCTCCACGCGGTCGCACCATCGGGTGCACCGGAATGGTCAGCGTTTCCCGCGCCTGTCGCAATACACCGTATCCAGGCGTCAGGCCGCCTTCACGTTGCGAAGCACAAAGCTCAATCCGATCCGCACCCGCTTGCTGTGCCGTCAATGCGCAATCCAGGCTGTAGCAACAGACTTCCAACATCGGCATACCCCCTCCTTCGAAAAAGACCGAAACCGGCAAAACAACCCATTTTCCCAATAATTACCCAATCATGTCGGGATAACAGTGTGATAACGGCCTAATACTGGCATCCTGCCACCCGCAGCGAAGAGAAGCCTGTCACACTGGCCGCAGGATTTGCACGTGGAATATGACATGTCACACAATTTACATAACGAGGCATTACCCTATGCGTGTTCACGTTGATTGCTCGCTGGCAATAATGTCCTGAATACGATGGGGATGAAATTTTAGCGTGACGCGACCATTAGTTACCGCCAGCGTCGGATTGGGCAGGCGCTCATGCTCACCCTGAGGATGGCTGAATTTCAGTTTAATGCCGGGTGTAGTCAGAGCCGCATCCGACAAGCAGGCTAACGCGCGGGAGTGCAATGTCGTCGGGTCGCCGGGCAGCAGCAGTTCCACGTGCTCCCACCCTTCATGTGGATAATGCCGGTTGCCAGGCCATGGCAACTCCACACAGTCAATCTGCCATGGACCGACAGTTAACGGTTGATGCAAGGTAAACAGACAAATTATCCGGCCATTGATCAGGTTTTCCGATAACAACGAGCCGCAAGCCAACAATGCTGTGCGCCATTGTTCCGCCGTGCTGTTTTGGTGACAACGCAGGGATATATGGTCTGCATCAAAAACGGCAAGGTTTAACTCAAGCTGCAATCCGAGTTGCTGAAGCTCAGTTACAAACCGGGAAAGATCATCTATTAGCGAAGGGGGAAGCGTTGCTGATAACGGAGTAGTCATTATTTCCTCATTAACCGGAACAAATAGTTTATACGACCTAATTTAACACAGACAAAAACAACCTCCATTTTTTTACACATTCATCATCATATGATGCCAGATTTGACCAAATTCTCTTATTTTTTATGCCAACTCCTGAATGATAGGCACACACCAATTCAATCCAAAAAAAATAATACTGATAAACGATATTAACAAAATGAAAAAAATATAATGAGAATTACAATTCATTGATTTTAAATAAATTCAAAAACCAGGTGAGAGTATTCTTAAATCTTCTCTGTAACATTGAGAAATAAACCAAAAGCAGATAACTTCAAATCTTCCCAACCTCCACCAAATGGCTAAAGGGCATTTACCATGTTGCTAATAACGTTCTCTATGCTTGTTGTTATTGCTGGCTATTCAATGTTCCGTCATGTCAAAACGATACAGAGCACACGCTTAAGTACGGATCGCCGGAACAGACGACGCTAAGTTTTTTTCATTAATATTTTCCCTCTGGCATTCAGGCTTATCGCTAAGCCGTATCTTTAATATTGTATTTATTATCGATAATTGCAGCAGCTATCTTGCCGCATTATCCGCCGCATTATTTTATTTTTCTTGTCGCCCCGTTATGGGGCGCTTGTTACGGTGTTCTGCTGACTGTGCCCCCCAAATATGGTATAAAGGAAGGCTTGATTCGTCATTTAGGGCAAACCGGTGAATATTCAGGCTCTTCTTTCAGAAAAAATCCATCAGGCAATGATTACGGCGGGCGCGCC harbors:
- a CDS encoding VOC family protein, with protein sequence MTTPLSATLPPSLIDDLSRFVTELQQLGLQLELNLAVFDADHISLRCHQNSTAEQWRTALLACGSLLSENLINGRIICLFTLHQPLTVGPWQIDCVELPWPGNRHYPHEGWEHVELLLPGDPTTLHSRALACLSDAALTTPGIKLKFSHPQGEHERLPNPTLAVTNGRVTLKFHPHRIQDIIASEQST